AGCATCCAGAACAGCTTCATGCTCGGCTATGGCGCACTCGGCGTCCGTGATGCCCACTCCCCCGAAAAGCCGGAACCGCTGGATTTGGCCGCCCAGAGCCGAATACGCGGCCTCCATGAACTGGTTTCCGGTCTGCTGCGCAATGAGCTGGTGGAACCGCTCGTCTGCCTCCAGATAGTCCTTGAACTCCGCGAAGGCCGGTCCCCGCGGAGCGGACTTCAGGTCCTCAACGGCCTTCTTCAACTCCGCCAGGCCCCCCTGGTCCATGCGTTCGCAGGCAAGCCGGGCATTGACCGGCTCGATGGCCAGCCGTGCCTCCATCAGTTCGGCAAAATCTTCCCGGGTGAAGACCGGGGCCACCCGGTAGCCTTTCAGCGCCACCCGGCGGACCATTCCGGTGTGCTCCAGCCGCGCAAGCGCTTCGCGGACGGGCGTGGGCGAAACGTCGAGATCCCGTGCAGTGCCGTCGATGCTCACCGCGGACCCCGGCGCCAGCCGGCCGTCCATGAGGGAGGCCAAGAGCTCGGTGTAAACGTGGTCGGCCAGCACCTGGCGGTTCACTGCGCGGCCGGAACGGCGGGAACCGGCCTGCTCCAGTGGCGTGGCGTCGGTGCTGTCGAAGGCTTTCTGCATAGTTGAATCCTATAGGGTTGCCCCGGATCCGCACCCGGCAGGTGATGTGGCAAAAGGTGATGACACAAAGGAGCCCCGGCCTGGTTGACCCGGCCGGGGCTCCTTGATGTCGCGTCCTGGGACTATGCCAGCAGGGAAGGCTTCAGCTGCTGCAACCGGCCGAGCAGGCCGTTGATGAACTGCGGCGACTCGTCGGTGGAGAGGGTCTTGGCCAGCGCCACCGCTTCGCTCACCGCCACACCGTCCGGGACGTCGTCGTTGTAAAGGAGCTCCCAGGTGCCGATCCGCAGAATGATGCGGTCAACCGACGGCATCCGCTCAAGGGTCCAGCCCTGCGAGTACGTTTCGAGGAATTCGTCGATAGCGGCCTGCTGGGACAGGACGCCTTCCACGATTTCCAGGGTGTACGGGTTGATGATTTGGTCCGTCTTCTCCCGGCGCGCCCGGAGCACGTCGAAAGCCGAAACCGAGCGCTGCTCGGCTTCGAAAAGAACATCCAGGGCCCTGTTACGGGCTTTACCGCGGGCGCTCACTACTCGCTGACCCGGCCGAGGTAGCTGCCGTCGCGGGTGTCCACCTTGACCTTGGTGTTGTTCTCGATGAACAGCGGAACCTGGATCTCGTAGCCGGTTTCCAGGGTTGCGGGCTTGGTGCCGGCGGAGGAGCGGTCACCCTGCAGGCCCGGCTCCGTGTAGGTGATTTCGAGGACGACGCTCGGCGGCAGTTCGATGTAGAGCGGGTTGCCTTCGTGGATGGCGATGTTGACCATCTGGTTCTCGAGCATGAAGTTGGTGGCGTCGCCAACGGTCGCACCGGAGACCGTGATCTGGTCGTAGTCGGAGGTGTCCATGAACACGAAGTCCGCGCCGTCCTGGTACAGGTACTGGTAGTCGCGGCGGTCCACGGTGGCGGTTTCGATCTTGAGCCCGGCGTTGAACGTCTTGTCCACGACCTTCCCGGACATCACGTTGCGCATCTTGGTGCGCACGAAGGCGCCACCCTTGCCGGGCTTGACGTGCTGGAATTCGATAATGTTCCAGAGCTGGCCCTCAAGCTTCAGGACCGTTCCGTTCTTGATGTCGTTAGTGGTTGCCACTGGTATCCTCTGGTTTCTCTGTC
This genomic interval from Arthrobacter sp. SLBN-100 contains the following:
- the nusB gene encoding transcription antitermination factor NusB; this encodes MSARGKARNRALDVLFEAEQRSVSAFDVLRARREKTDQIINPYTLEIVEGVLSQQAAIDEFLETYSQGWTLERMPSVDRIILRIGTWELLYNDDVPDGVAVSEAVALAKTLSTDESPQFINGLLGRLQQLKPSLLA
- the efp gene encoding elongation factor P; protein product: MATTNDIKNGTVLKLEGQLWNIIEFQHVKPGKGGAFVRTKMRNVMSGKVVDKTFNAGLKIETATVDRRDYQYLYQDGADFVFMDTSDYDQITVSGATVGDATNFMLENQMVNIAIHEGNPLYIELPPSVVLEITYTEPGLQGDRSSAGTKPATLETGYEIQVPLFIENNTKVKVDTRDGSYLGRVSE
- a CDS encoding GntR family transcriptional regulator, whose amino-acid sequence is MQKAFDSTDATPLEQAGSRRSGRAVNRQVLADHVYTELLASLMDGRLAPGSAVSIDGTARDLDVSPTPVREALARLEHTGMVRRVALKGYRVAPVFTREDFAELMEARLAIEPVNARLACERMDQGGLAELKKAVEDLKSAPRGPAFAEFKDYLEADERFHQLIAQQTGNQFMEAAYSALGGQIQRFRLFGGVGITDAECAIAEHEAVLDAISAGHPGKAEAAMAAHIQHVRSRAIAAAPES